One Drosophila willistoni isolate 14030-0811.24 chromosome XL unlocalized genomic scaffold, UCI_dwil_1.1 Seg142, whole genome shotgun sequence genomic region harbors:
- the LOC6644655 gene encoding sphingosine kinase 1, which yields MTASTTSSNQATGKATVPTVVPQPIGKDMESTQATQSESQSQDQPLQELSEIFFVENNRRKQSIRIQVKLCPEGVYLRRQTEQDDHINEQLIRIDDIIGSRYGSRLKKRARGGLSSCKNPNANVPEPEDEQPQAAGTGKDNSAFLYIYAYLKKEKPLRRVQTLRILRFRSSNDFAENLRTAELWHHTIRQHKLQRSGNSGEKQLLILLNPKSGSGKGRELFQKQVAPLLREAEAQYDLQITTHPNYAQEFVRTNKNLLERYSGIVVASGDGLFYEVLNGLMERMDWRRVCRELPLGIIPCGSGNGLAKSVAHHCNEPYEPKPILHATLTCVAGKSTPMDVVRVELSRRDKHYVMYSFLSVGWGLIADIDIESERLRSIGAQRFTLWAIRRLITLRSYKGKLYYKLGKTEGKSTEAKSSTEAEPPAPPKTQNVELREETSAPITQQQQIDESNRLASQRLSLPINSPEFKDIPDDDDDAATAAADNETIARNAVDDEFSDVMSLNRSIYRQHADSWHSAVSRRTAYYSVGGQSTRSNRSRLSVAQKIEDANAEFAELVPTGTMPGLQLPLPSADGWISEEGEFVMVHAAYTTHLASDCFFAPDSRLNDGLIYLVIIRAGVGRPQLLNFLLSMNSGTHLPETNNDPYIQVVAVEAFRIEPSGNQGILTVDGERVDYGPIQAEVFPGMIKVMTTNGE from the coding sequence atGACGGCCAGTACGACAAGTAGCAATCAGGCAACAGGTAAAGCTACAGTCCCAACTGTTGTGCCCCAACCCATTGGCAAGGATATGGAATCAACACAGGCAACACAGTCAGAGTCGCAGTCACAGGATCAACCCTTGCAAGAGCTTAGCGAAATCTTCTTTGTGGAAAACAATCGACGCAAACAGAGCATACGCATCCAGGTGAAACTATGTCCGGAAGGTGTCTATTTGCGTCGCCAGACCGAACAGGATGATCACATTAATGAGCAGTTAATACGTATTGATGATATTATCGGTTCCCGTTATGGTTCACGTTTGAAGAAACGTGCCCGCGGCGGTTTAAGCTCGTGCAAGAATCCCAATGCCAATGTACCCGAACCGGAGGATGAGCAGCCACAAGCGGCAGGCACGGGCAAGGATAACAGCGCCTTTCTATACATCTATGCGTACCTGAAGAAGGAGAAGCCACTGCGTCGTGTCCAGACATTGCGCATTTTACGTTTTCGCTCAAGCAATGACTTTGCCGAGAATTTGCGCACAGCCGAACTTTGGCATCATACAATACGTCAGCATAAATTGCAAAGGAGTGGGAATAGTGGGGAGAAACAGCTGCTAATCTTACTCAATCCCAAGTCGGGATCAGGCAAGGGACGCGAACTGTTCCAGAAACAGGTGGCCCCACTATTGCGTGAAGCGGAGGCGCAATACGACTTGCAGATCACAACACATCCGAACTATGCTCAGGAATTTGTGAGGACCAACAAAAATCTGCTTGAACGTTATTCCGGCATTGTGGTTGCCTCCGGCGATGGCCTCTTCTATGAGGTGCTCAATGGTCTGATGGAGCGCATGGATTGGCGGCGAGTGTGTCGCGAATTGCCACTGGGCATCATACCGTGCGGTTCGGGCAACGGTCTGGCCAAGAGTGTGGCCCATCATTGCAATGAGCCGTACGAACCAAAGCCCATTCTGCATGCTACTCTTACCTGTGTGGCCGGCAAATCTACGCCCATGGATGTGGTTCGTGTGGAATTGTCACGGCGGGACAAGCATTACGTGATGTATTCGTTTTTGTCGGTTGGCTGGGGCTTGATTGCTGATATCGACATCGAAAGCGAACGCTTGCGTTCGATTGGTGCCCAACGGTTTACATTGTGGGCCATCAGACGATTAATCACATTGAGAAGTTACAAGGGCAAACTGTATTATAAATTGGGTAAAACGGAGGGAAAGTCAACTGAAGCCAAATCATCAACTGAAGCGGagccaccagcaccaccaaaGACACAAAACGTCGAGTTACGAGAGGAAACATCGGCGCCGataacacaacaacaacaaatcgaTGAATCCAATCGATTAGCATCGCAACGTCTCTCGCTGCCCATTAATTCGCCCGAATTTAAGGATATCcccgatgatgatgatgatgctgctactgctgctgctgataatGAAACGATCGCCAGGAATGCCGTTGACGATGAATTTTCCGATGTTATGTCCCTAAATCGATCAATTTATCGCCAGCATGCCGATAGTTGGCACTCGGCAGTATCACGACGAACTGCCTACTACTCGGTGGGAGGACAAAGTACTCGCTCGAATCGCAGCCGTTTGAGTGTGGCCCAAAAGATCGAAGATGCCAATGCCGAGTTCGCTGAACTAGTGCCCACTGGCACAATGCCGGGACTACAATTGCCTCTACCTTCAGCAGATGGTTGGATATCTGAGGAAGGGGAGTTCGTAATGGTTCATGCAGCATACACAACACATTTGGCATCCGATTGCTTCTTTGCCCCCGACTCACGACTCAACGATGGCCTAATCTATTTGGTCATTATACGGGCGGGGGTCGGTCGACCGCAGTTACTTAATTTTCTACTCAGCATGAACAGTGGCACTCATTTACCCGAGACCAATAATGATCCCTACATACAGGTGGTGGCCGTGGAAGCTTTTCGCATTGAACCGAGTGGCAACCAGGGCATTCTTACGGTCGATGGTGAGCGAGTGGACTATGGACCCATTCAGGCTGAGGTATTTCCGGGCATGATCAAGGTTATGACCACAAATGGCGAATAA
- the LOC6644675 gene encoding uncharacterized protein LOC6644675: MPRRLLFLVVIILLYGCFPIAICRTATPTAQQLKEIAKLRSELNVKLAGDTEREGVVVQPGWTKHSPASGSQGSKVIVNDANLRSAAAWRQEIQQAVATQGNTKEVEALDAQVKAQQDKKASVGNVGSIQDEMLGASLEPIPDQKGEPNVVDSSFHMELDLEKLQLLELSKRRTREMLILKGVEENFNINLELGIIQYLQLRHNGSNYILGRRINDMVIYREDFTILQIVQLPGSIHAMESFDWFLLIASEKNIIWLRLEGEEGGLKSFWLWPMGYEIERFRLFAVDRGTYLISNHNQSLNIFSIDLETQEFGIIQHMQMRKDITAMSLLDTGRDLCLALGHSDEVLIYLHNLGNDFLNFRFSERIEAENLIDITSFQMGGRSYLALGGTLPKIVYYDQGKFLPRTILGQNFGLVESYLPLPIRSYRDDLLLLIQHRVDFDPHFLVVIDLVIWNGEAFEASLPPPCHVMNHISYGLQCIIDDRRIEGLRGALFMGQQLLLVPRQNPAPTGVFHLQTELLPRNSELHDLQEIYEFMQQWVKEEDNLQELSEKLLLPSTGNFESFDEIFAPEVINDGNAQIKQLLVNDMTWSPQEDSKLNLLHLLEDIKALEREIVDQQPKRGKRQIPVDLFRFHYESLDFDAVEVEELFLKQLNQENFYIQNATLQFPQGSLNVENFELLEIFEGKEMGKKESLVLDNDLEFEYINGQSWQKFIAQDVVWRDQPLQLDELEVEGPIIFEDSLHLTSLNELSFPDDYLWSQGNSTTIIQAPKEFTQTLSVNSMDTSGTINGIDPLDAITLSDDQDWPGTITFTQLEVSEEMEVKGRAQGNEEIPLNPTLRESHQIDSACYFNELIVQGPVHIRETLDNENFDSLFGDLVQRPDDPKHELIIPSLKETEQLNLPIDSHVEDGRLSEIPLEDFVTKNTEQILRNLTHLNAHVYFYQLRLAENKTYDGVQLDRLMNEGIFIDQPINSPQMNLNFIVNPEFHDLKVISKLNNLFLAKDYQTLNEDYYTESANFDLLQIKQADVGYDITGEGLLNGYHNSDDIYVQELILPQGLNTENLQGVNADYLLKFLNQQLDELPLLVLYGQLNVEKMLVSGDIQIHSKLNNLDWSQLEREVVWLDRPNELKTRWLCKKQPIFAKNLNIEGSYNGIMLPEILDDIVYRRENEEIVIKGPKSFSSPTKVVENLQIEALNGISFDQLAQTKHPLNITGNVQLNGNLYVLDLHLKGNLNHEKPQELEKYLVWNNTLDSFVMKGIWHSPRITTDELIVLGHFGNQSHLPLGNFFDRLIYKNQDNIKLESHQFFTGRVDIIEGANIEVINNFPVGKLLKDMIFLDDQDDKIIIDAPISFKAPIQMNQLYAERFILPGELLNGCNVTDWLRDTIRVDQDWQSDVALTFLTGSLDNNALRVNHLNDLDLSKVVTLNKAQNFSENLNIDDLYLDGEMKVEGLVNERSLREEYENTLMINSPKEQRVETPLILPLLHVSNSLETLAAVNGNSNLNLSNVATLNERELNIQSPLYLGRLHIPDLKSDYIINTFNFTNWYMNSLWSQGRAQQIISGNWRVKDLRVKQTPHNLYRRQATKLCSQFNQMFDLLNLPYQLKNLKRSFSLRQAKNQSSIRRVFAVEKPKQKEYYLMINEVGCWTRIYKWNGTRFHHNGAFQSGPIDDVKVIQSTDEQFTFMTSYELEDDEHETNWNCTGLNRLQSWRTENEMELEPFDLPVQTMEDLRDRYEEPQYQQAFRYLHRPKIESDFKYRVDAKDDKAESIGRVHQRLLKNLIFRLQTEINITQLMIPESDLYDNYLIEDFLHLMHDLEGFHKELPTETLHLPDSPARVLAARSSQLIWNVLQELYRTMKEGGEGRENEIMLLEQTLMDVLLMANNNHTLDNTKQLHDVIQRLRELQHEIKANKYDGDDISTSASTRQDTYQLGSGYWRPIQTIRMHVGSSQRPRLLYARLTLLSGESLPPATPSTAPPAHIQLHYANGSLFQSLAADRQTRQLCALRIKDETLLAFVEGCCRIRVFIYRGVQGFVVFSQFEARGATSDSPVLQLKALRLPLQKPPGAQYVFAVILSRKVTFYEVVISGLLEPWFQCK; encoded by the exons ATGCCAAGGCGACTACTATTTTTAGTAGTTATAATACTTCTGTATGGATGCTTTCCGATTGCTATATGCCGCACAGCCACTCCCACAGCTCAGCAGTTAAAGGAAATAGCAAAATTAAGAAGCGAACTGAATGTGAAACTGGCAGGTGATACTGAACGG GAAGGCGTCGTAGTACAACCAGGATGGACTAAGCATAGTCCAGCGTCAGGCTCTCAAGGGTCTAAGGTAATTGTCAATGATGCGAATTTACGATCAGCTGCTGCCTGGCGTCAAGAAATCCAACAAGCGGTAGCCACCCAAGGTAATACCAAGGAGGTAGAGGCACTTGATGCTCAAGTCAAGGCCCAGCAAGATAAAAAAGCATCCGTTGGCAACGTTGGCAGTATTCAAGATGAAATGCTAGGCGCCAGTCTTGAACCGATTCCGGATCAAAAGGGTGAACCTAATGTTGTCGACTCTTCATTTCATATGGAACTCGATTTGGAGAAATTGCAACTTCTGGAACTATCGAAAAGAAGAACTCGTGAAATGCTAATTCTAAAAGGCGttgaagaaaatttcaatatcaatTTGGAATTGGGTATAATACAATATCTACAATTGAGACACAATGGCAGTAACTATATCCTGGGTAGAAGAATTAACGATATGGTAATCTATCGAGAGGATTTCACGATCCTACAGATTGTGCAATTGCCCGGATCTATCCATGCTATGGAAAGTTTTGATTGGTTTCTTTTGATTGCGAGtgagaaaaatataatttggctTAGATTGGAGGGCGAGGAGGGCGGTTTGAAGagtttttggctttggccCATGGGCTATGAGATTGAAAGGTTTCGTTTATTTGCAGTGGATAGAGGAACCTATCTTATCTCCAATCATAATCAATCGTTGAATATATTTAGTATTGACTTGGAAACCCAAGAATTTGGAATTATTCAGCACATGCAAATGAGAAAGGATATTACAGCAATGAGCCTTCTGGATACAGGACGTGACTTATGCTTAGCTCTAGGTCACTCTGATGAGGTACTTATTTATCTGCATAATTTGGGAAATGATTTTCTTAACTTTCGTTTTAGTGAAAGAATTGAGGCAGAGAATTTGATTGATATAACTAGCTTTCAAATGGGTGGACGCAGCTATTTAGCCCTGGGCGGGACACTTCCTAAAATTGTTTACTACGATCAAGGAAAATTCCTACCACGCACAATTTTGGGTCAGAATTTTGGTCTAGTCGAATCCTATTTACCTCTTCCGATACGTAGTTATCGGGATGACCTTTTGTTGCTCATCCAGCATCGTGTGGATTTTGATCCTCACTTTTTGGTCGTTATCGATCTGGTCATATGGAACGGTGAGGCATTCGAGGCGAGTCTGCCACCGCCCTGTCATGTGATGAACCACATTAGTTATGGGCTTCAGTGTATTATAGATGACAGGCGTATAGAGGGTCTCAGGGGAGCACTTTTCATGGGACAACAATTGTTATTGGTGCCACGACAAAACCCAGCTCCAACTGGTGTATTTCATTTGCAAACTGAGCTATTGCCCAGAAATTCAGAATTGCATGATCTCCAGGAGATATATGAATTCATGCAGCAATGGGTAAAGGAAGAGGACAACTTGCAAGAACTAAGCGAGAAACTTCTTTTGCCATCAACTGGAAACTTTGAAAGTTTTGACGAAATCTTTGCTCCGGAAGTGATCAATGATGGCAATGCCCAAATAAAACAGCTTCTCGTGAATGACATGACCTGGTCTCCGCAAGAGGATagcaaattgaatttactTCATCTTCTGGAGGACATCAAAGCATTGGAGCGTGAAATTGTTGATCAACAACCGAAACGTGGCAAACGACAAATACCTGTTGATCTATTTCGATTTCATTATGAATCCTTGGACTTTGATGCTGTGGAAGTTGAGGAATTGTTCCTAAAGCAATTAAATCAAGAAAActtttatatacaaaatgcAACTTTACAATTTCCCCAAGGTTCTCTCAATGTTGAGAACTTTGAATTGTTGGAAATATTCGAGGGCAAGGAAATGGGCAAAAAGGAGTCTCTAGTTTTGGACAATGATTTGGaatttgaatatattaatGGTCAGTCATGGCAAAAGTTCATTGCTCAAGATGTGGTATGGAGAGATCAACCGCTTCAACTAGATGAATTGGAGGTTGAAGGG CCTATTATATTTGAGGATTCATTGCATCTTACATCCCTGAATGAGTTGAGTTTCCCCGATGATTATCTGTGGTCTCAGGGTAACAGCACTACCATAATACAAGCCCCCAAGGAGTTCACCCAAACTTTAT CTGTCAACTCAATGGATACTTCGGGAACCATAAATGGCATCGATCCCTTAGACGCCATAACCTTAAGTGATGATCAGGATTGGCCCGGCACCATAACATTCACCCAACTCGAGGTCTCTGAAGAAATGGAAGTGAAAGGCAGAGCTCAGGGAAATGAAGAAATTCCCTTGAATCCCACATTAAGAGAAAGCCATCAAATTGATTCTGCCTGCTATTTTAATGAGTTAATAGTCCAGGGACCAGTCCATATAAGAGAAACTTTAGATAACGAAAATTTCGATTCGTTATTTGGGGACTTGGTGCAGCGCCCAGATGATCCCAAACATGAGCTCATCATACCAAGTTTAAAGGAAACAGAGCAATTGAACTTACCAATAGATTCACATGTGGAAGATGGTAGATTGAGTGAGATACCATTGGAAGATTTTGTAACGAAAAATACAGAACAGATACTAAGGAATTTAACTCATCTCAATGCCCACGTCTACTTTTATCAATTGAGATTAGCGGAAAATAAAACCTATGATGGTGTCCAACTGGATCGACTTATGAATGAAGGCATATTCATAGATCAACCTATAAATTCACCACAAATGAATCTAAACTTTATTGTAAATCCCGAATTTCATGATTTAAAAGTTATATCCAAATTGAATAATCTATTTCTGGCCAAAGACTATCAGACACTCAACGAAGACTATTATACTGAAAGTGCTAATTTCGATTTACTGCAGATTAAACAAGCCGATGTTGGTTATGATATTACAGGAGAGGGTTTGCTAAATGGTTACCATAATTCCGATGATATCTATGTTCAAGAATTAATACTACCCCAGGGACTGAACACCGAAAACCTTCAAGGCGTCAACGCTGATTACTTGCTAAAGTTCCTAAATCAACAATTGGATGAGTTGCCTCTACTTGTGCTCTATGGTCAGTTAAATGTAGAAAAGATGCTTGTAAGTGGGGACATACAAATCCACTCGAAGCTCAACAATCTAGACTGGTCGCAATTGGAGCGTGAAGTCGTGTGGTTGGATCGCCCGAATGAGTTAAAAACCCGTTGGCTATGCAAAAAACAACCGATTTTCGCCAagaatttaaatattgaaggAAGCTATAATGGAATCATGTTGCCGGAGATTCTAGATGACATTGTCTATCGTCGTGAGAATGAAGAAATTGTTATAAAGGGCCCCAAGAGTTTCAGTTCACCAACAAAAGTTGTGGAAAATCTACAAATTGAGGCCTTAAACGGCATTTCCTTTGATCAGTTGGCTCAAACGAAACATCCCTTAAATATCACTGGCAATGTTCAATTAAATGGCAATCTATATGTTTTGGATTTGCATTTAAAGGGTAACCTAAACCATGAGAAACCTCAGGAACTGGAAAAGTACTTGGTCTGGAATAATACACTAGATTCATTTGTAATGAAAGGAATCTGGCATTCACCTCGCATCACAACTGACGAACTTATTGTTCTTGGTCATTTTGGAAATCAAAGTCATCTGCCACTTGGAAACTTCTTTGAtcgattaatttataaaaatcaagATAATATAAAATTAGAAAGTCATCAATTTTTCACTGGACGCGTTGATATAATTGAAGGAGCAAACATAGaagttataaataattttcccgttggcaaattattaaaagatatGATATTCTTAGATGATCAGGATGATAAGATTATCATAGATGCACCCATTTCATTTAAAGCTCCAATTCAGATGAATCAACTTTATGCAGAGCGTTTCATTTTACCCGGCGAACTGCTAAATGGCTGCAATGTAACCGACTGGCTAAGGGACACGATCAGAGTGGACCAAGACTGGCAGAGCGATG TTGCTTTAACTTTTCTCACTGGTTCTTTGGATAACAATGCTCTCAGAGTAAATCATTTGAATGACTTGGATCTATCGAAAGTTGTCACCCTAAATAAGGCACAAAATTTCAGTGAGAATTTAAATATTGATGATCTATATTTAGATGGTGAAATGAAGGTCGAAGGTTTGGTCAATGAAAGATCTTTACGGGAGGAATACGAAAATACTCTAATG ATTAATTCTCCCAAAGAACAACGTGTGGAGACACCTTTAATACTGCCCTTGCTCCATGTTTCTAACTCTCTAGAGACATTAGCAGCTGTAAATGGGAATTCTAATCTTAATTTAAGCAATGTTGCCACTCTTAATGAAAGAGAACTTAATATACAATCGCCATTGTATCTGGGAAGGTTACATATACCCGATTTGAAGAGCGACTACATCATCAATACATTCAATTTCACCAACTGGTATATGAACAGTCTTTGGTCACAGGGCAGAGCACAACAGATTATTTCTGGAAATTGGAGGGTTAAAGATTTGAGGGTCAAACAAACTCCCCATAATCTTTATCGGCGCCAAGCTACAAAATTATGTTCGCAGTTTAATCAGATGTTTGATCTACTGAATCTGCCCTATCAACTGAAAAATCTAAAGCGCAGTTTTAGCTTGAGACAGGCTAAAAATCAATCATCAATACGTCGAGTATTTGCAGTGGAGAAGCCAAAGCAAAAGGAATATTATCTAATGATTAATGAGGTCGGATGCTGGACGAGAATTTACAAATGGAATGGTACAAGATTTCATCATAATGGGGCCTTTCAAAGTGGTCCCATTGATGATGTAAAAGTCATACAATCCACCGATGAACAATTCACCTTCATGACCAGCTATGAGTTAGAGGATGATGAGCACGAGACCAATTGGAATTGTACGGGACTAAATCGATTGCAAAGTTGGCGCACCGAAAACGAAATGGAACTGGAACCTTTCGATCTACCTGTACAAACAATGGAAGATCTCAGGGATCGGTATGAAGAGCCGCAATATCAGCAGGCCTTTAGATATTTGCATAGACCCAAAATTGAAAGTGATTTCAAGTACCGTGTAGATGCCAAAGATGATAAGGCTGAAAGTATTGGGCGTGTACATCAACGTTTGTTGAAAAATCTAATATTCCGTTTACAGACCGAAATTAATATTACCCAATTGATGATACCCGAAAGCGATTTATACGACAATTATCTAATTGAAGATTTTCTACATTTAATGCATGATTTGGAGGGCTTTCATAAGGAATTGCCTACCGAAACATTGCATTTACCAGACAGCCCGGCCAGAGTTTTAGCTGCCCGCAGTTCTCAACTTATATGGAATGTGCTGCAGGAGTTATACAGAACGATGAAGGAGGGCGGCGAAGGAAGGGAAAATGAGATTATGCTTCTAGAACAAACGCTAATGGATGTGCTCCTCATGGCAAATAATAATCATACTTTGGATAATACCAAACAATTGCACGATGTAATTCAAAGACTGCGAGAATTACAGCACGAAATAAAGGCCAATAAGTATGATGGCGATGATATATCTACATCTGCCAGTACTAGACAGGACACTTACCAACTGGGCAGCGGCTATTGGCGTCCCATTCAAACCATACGCATGCATGTGGGATCATCCCAACGCCCACGTTTGCTCTACGCCCGTTTAACGTTGCTCTCAGGCGAGTCCTTGCCTCCGGCTACACCATCGACAGCTCCTCCTGCTCACATTCAATTGCATTATGCCAACGGATCGCTTTTCCAATCACTGGCAGCTGATCGGCAGACGCGTCAACTGTGTGCATTGCGAATAAAGGATGAGACTCTTCTCGCCTTTGTGGAGGGTTGTTGCCGCATACGCGTTTTCATCTACCGCGGAGTACAGGGCTTTGTGGTCTTCTCTCAGTTTGAAGCGCGAGGAGCCACATCGGATTCACCAGTTTTGCAATTAAAGGCTTTACGATTACCCCTACAAAAACCACCGGGGGCACAGTATGTCTTTGCTGTGATACTGAGTAGAAAGGTGACGTTCTATGAAGTAGTTATATCTGGACTGTTAGAACCTTGGTTTCAATGTAAATAG